One part of the Populus alba chromosome 18, ASM523922v2, whole genome shotgun sequence genome encodes these proteins:
- the LOC118052055 gene encoding monogalactosyldiacylglycerol synthase 2, chloroplastic isoform X1, whose amino-acid sequence MTTVASPRKSSFTEVLQRVYGNLGSFSSSSNSSNGFYSNNLQKHKCYVHESEDDFEEEDGTLELVQIGAERIKNVLILMSDTGGGHRASAEAIREAFKLEYGDEYNIIVKDVWKEYTGWPLNDMERQYKFMVKHVQLWKVAFHSTSPRWIHSCYLAAIAAYYAKEVEAGLMEYKPDIIISVHPLMQHIPLWVLKWQGLQKKVIFATVITDLNSCHPTWLVDLSYFEVRCFINLPIINCFILTMGFLRFHPGVNRCYCPSKEVAKRAALDGLEDSQIRVFGLPIRPSFALAVLSKDELREELELDPDLPAVLLMGGGEGMGPVKKTALALGESLFDKELGKPLGQLIIICGRNKALKSTLESHKWTIPVKVRGFETQMEKWMGACDCIITKAGPGTIAEALIRGLPIILNDYIPGQEKGNVPYVVDNGAGVFTRSPKETARIVKEWFSTKADERERMSENALKLAQPEAVFDIVKDIHELAQARGPLVNIPYMLTSSFGSLI is encoded by the exons ATGACGACCGTGGCTTCTCCAAGGAAATCATCATTTACGGAGGTTTTACAAAGAGTTTATGGGAATCTTGGGTCCTTCAGTAGTAGTAGCAATAGCAGCAACGGCTTTTATAGTAATAATCTACAAAAGCACAAGTGTTATGTTCATGAGAGCGAAGATGATTTTGAAGAGGAAGATGGGACCCTGGAGCTTGTTCAGATTGGTGCTGAAAGAATCAAGAATGTTTTGATCCTTATGAGCGATACAGGTGGTGGTCATCGTGCTTCTGCTGAAGCCATTCGTGAAGCTTTCAAGCTTGAATATGGTGATGAATACAAC ATAATCGTGAAGGATGTTTGGAAAGAGTACACAGGCTGGCCATTGAATGATATGGAGAGGCAATACAAATTCATGGTGAAACATGTACAGCTATGGAAGGTGGCATTTCACAGTACTTCTCCAAGATGGATACACTCCTGCTATCTTGCCGCAATCGCTGCCTACTATGCCAA GGAGGTTGAGGCTGGTCTAATGGAGTACAAGCCAGATATAATTATCAGTGTTCATCCCTTGATGCAGCATATTCCCCTGTGGGTTCTGAAATGGCAGGGCTTGCAAAAGAAAGTGATTTTTGCTACAGTCATCACCGACCTCAATAGCTGCCATCCTACATGGTTAGTtgatttaagttattttgaAGTAAGATGTTTCATTAACCTCCCAATCATAAATTGTTTTATCTTAACAATGGGATTTCTCAGGTTTCATCCAGGGGTGAATAGATGCTACTGCCCATCAAAGGAGGTAGCTAAGAGGGCTGCACTAGATGGGCTGGAAGATTCTCAAATCCGTGTTTTTGGCTTGCCCATCCGACCGTCTTTTGCTCTTGCAGTTCTTTCGAAG GATGAGTTAAGAGAAGAGCTTGAACTGGACCCGGATTTGCCTGCAGTTTTACTGATGGGAGGTGGTGAAGGTATGGGGCCTGTTAAGAAAACAGCATTAGCTCTTGGAGAATCACTGTTTGATAAAGAACTTGGAAAACCACTTGGGCAATTAATCATCATTTGTGGCCGTAACAAGGCTCTTAAATCAACATTGGAGTCTCATAAATGGACAATCCCAGTTAAG GTTAGAGGATTTGAGACACAGATGGAGAAATGGATGGGAGCTTGTGACTGCATAATTACGAAA GCTGGACCTGGCACAATCGCAGAAGCATTGATTAGAGGGCTTCCTATTATTCTCAATGACTACATTCCTGGACAA GAAAAGGGCAATGTGCCTTACGTTGTAGACAATGGGGCTGGTGTGTTCACCAGAAGTCCTAAAGAAACAGCAAGAATCGTTAAAGAATGGTTTAGCACGAAAGCAGATGAACGGGAAAGGATGTCAGAAAATGCACTCAAACTAGCCCAACCGGAGGCCGTATTTGACATCGTGAAGGACATTCACGAGCTTGCACAAGCACGCGGTCCTCTTGTGAATATCCCCTACATGTTGACATCATCATTCGGAAGCTTAATCTGA
- the LOC118052053 gene encoding uncharacterized protein: MPRGKLILICQSGGEFVSNDDGSLSYIGGEAHALDINLETVFDDMKLKLAEMCNLEYESLSMKYFIPGNKRTLITVSSDKDLKRMFDIHGNSITADVYVMGREGFKHEAYYMQASRASGIQLAETVLSPVPITVAPTAATSGNHRVLSSKSKRAAKAKGQSRVQSQLAVTPATVSSGSRHVLSSKTANAAKAEAKSPASSVLAITSKKSSPTITKDPGAGTLIPTDLVTVPVDTAANDSVIVDMNASPADTVKKRRRTASWKIGANGPSIVPDDDNGESNSDSNGDDDGEMRSASRKRNMRTRKSTSWKKNTWDHDNTVVDVAIEWQSDYEDTELSVDVVNSKDVSVERMVASWKKRITGVGQDFKNVAEFRDALQKYSIARRFAYRLKKNDTNRASGRCVVEGCSWRIHASWVESEQVFRIKKMNKSHTCGGESWKHATPNKNWLVSIIKDRLRQMPRQKPRDIVNGLFQDFGMELNYSQVWRGIEDAKEQLQGSKKEAYNMLPWFCDKIEEANPGSFVKLSIGDDSKFQRLFVSFHASIYGFQNGCCPILFLDSTTLKSKYHEILLTATALDGDDGFFPVSFAIVDVENGDNWKWFLEQLKDAISTSRSVTFVSDKEKELMKSVLELFENAHHGYSIYHLLENLRRNWKGPFHGDGKVSLPGSLVAAAHAVRLDGFRMHTEQIKRVSSKVYDWLMQIEPEYWTNALFKGEHYNHIIVDVAATYADWIEEVRELPIIRKLEVLTCKIMGLIHTCQRDSNGWTTKLTPSKEKRLQEDAFRAQFLKVLFSTDTLFEVHDDSIHVVDTEKRECTCLEWKLTGLPCRHAIAVFKCKGSSVYDYCSKYYTVDSFRSTYSKSILPILDNFKDLDEEKDAPESVQVLPPTTPRPPIQPEEKRYYYRKGEPTRVMSCSRCKGEGHNKATCKQPAQPSEHATTPAPALALDAPALALDVPALALDDPALALDDPALALDDQALALDDPALALDAPALALDAPAPAPDAPAPDAPAPTPGGRDPTLIAEPLEQEEPTLIDPCPGSPSSAKVP; the protein is encoded by the exons ATGCCGAGGGGAAAGCTCATACTGATCTGCCAGTCTGGTGGTGAGTTTGTGAGCAATGATGATGGGAGTTTGTCATATATTGGAGGAGAGGCACATGCTCTAGATATCAATCTTGAAACCGTGTTTGATGATATGAAGTTAAAATTGGCTGAAATGTGCAACTTGGAATATGAATCTTTGTCAATGAAGTATTTTATCCCTGGAAACAAGCGAACTCTAATTACTGTATCTAGTGACAAAGACCTAAAGAGGATGTTTGATATTCATGGGAACTCGATCACAGCAGATGTATATGTCATGGGAAGAGAAGGTTTTAAACACGAAGCCTACTACATGCAAGCTAGCAG AGCAAGTGGGATCCAACTAGCTGAAACCGTGCTGTCCCCAGTTCCTATCACAGTTGCTCCTACTGCTGCTACCTCTGGCAATCATCGTGTGTTGTCATCTAAATCCAAAAGAGCTGCCAAGGCTAAAGGTCAAAGCCGAGTGCAATCTCAACTTGCTGTCACTCCCGCTACTGTTTCCTCTGGCAGTCGTCATGTATTGTCTTCTAAAACTGCAAATGCTGCCAAAGCAGAAGCCAAAAGCCCTGCTAGTTCAGTACTGGCCATTACCTCAAAAAAATCTTCTCCCACCATTACCAAGGATCCTGGTGCTGGTACTTTGATTCCAACTGATCTTGTCACTGTTCCTGTTGATACAGCTGCTAATGACTCAGTTATAGTTGATATGAATGCTTCCCCTGCTGATACTGTTAAGAAGCGAAGGCGCACTGCATCCTGGAAAATCGGTGCCAATGGTCCCAGCATCGTTCCTGACGACGACAATGGCGAGAGCAACAGTGATAGcaatggtgatgatgatggagAGATGAGAAGTGCATCACGAAAGAGGAACATGAGGACAAGAAAGAGTACATCATGGAAGAAGAATACTTGGGATCATGATAATACTGTTGTGGATGTTGCTATAGAATGGCAATCAGATTATGAAGATACTGAACTATCTGTAGATGTTGTCAACTCTAAAGATGTTTCCGTGGAAAGAATGGTTGCCtcttggaaaaaaagaattactggGGTAGGACAGGACTTCAAAAATGTTGCTGAATTTCGTGATGCCCTGCAGAAATATTCCATTGCACGCCGTTTTGCATATAGATTGAAAAAGAATGACACTAATCGAGCAAGTGGCAGATGTGTGGTTGAAGGTTGTTCGTGGAGGATTCATGCATCttgggttgaatctgaacaggtatttaggataaaaaagatgaataagTCACATACATGTGGAGGGGAATCATGGAAGCATGCTACACCAAATAAAAATTGGCTGGTCAGCATTATAAAAGATAGGTTAAGACAGATGCCACGCCAAAAACCAAGGGATATTGTCAATGGCCTTTTCCAAGATTTTGGGATGGAGTTGAACTATTCTCAAGTATGGCGTGGAATTGAAGATGCAAAGGAGCAGCTTCAGGGTTCGAAGAAAGAGGCATATAATATGTTGCCTTGGTTTTGTGATAAGATAGAGGAGGCTAATCCTGGCAGTTTTGTGAAGCTTTCCATTGGTGATGACAGCAAATTTCAACGTCTTTTTGTATCATTTCATGCCTCAATATATGGTTTCCAGAATGGCTGTTGTCCAATTCTCTTTCTTGATTCTAcaacattaaaatcaaaataccaTGAGATTTTGCTGACAGCTACTGCATTAGATGGTGATGATgggttttttccagtttcttttgctATAGTGGATGTTGAGAATGGTGATAATTGGAAATGGTTTTTGGAGCAGTTGAAAGATGCAATTTCAACTTCACGATCAGTAACTTTTGTCTCTGATAAAGAGAAGGAGTTGATGAAATCGGTGCTTGAATTATTTGAGAATGCTCACCATGGTTACTCTATATACCATCTGCTGGAAAACTTGAGGAGGAACTGGAAGGGGCCATTCCATGGAGATGGGAAAGTTTCTTTGCCTGGAAGTTTAGTGGCCGCTGCCCATGCAGTCCGGCTTGATGGTTTTAGAATGCATACTGAACAAATTAAACGGGTTTCTTCGAAGGTGTATGATTGGCTTATGCAGATTGAACCAGAATACTGGACAAATGCACTATTCAAGGGAGAGCATTATAATCATATCATAGTAGATGTTGCAGCGACATACGCTGACTGGATTGAAGAAGTGCGGGAGCTGCCTATCATTAGGAAGTTGGAAGTGCTTACATGCAAGATAATGGGGTTGATCCACACTTGTCAAAGGGATTCAAATGGCTGGACCACAAAACTTACTCCATCAAAGGAGAAAAGGCTACAAGAAGATGCTTTCCGAGCACAATTTTTAAAAGTACTATTCTCAACCGATACATTATTTGAGGTTCATGATGACTCTATTCATGTTGTGGATACTGAAAAAAGGGAATGCACTTGTCTTGAGTGGAAACTGACTGGGCTACCTTGTCGCCATGCTATTGCTGTCTTCAAATGCAAAGGCAGTAGTGTATATGATTATTGTTCAAAATACTATACTGTTGATAGCTTTCGCAGTACATATTCGAAATCCATACTCCCTATTTTAGACAATTTCAAGGATCTGGATGAAGAAAAGGATGCCCCAGAGTCGGTGCAGGTGCTTCCTCCTACCACCCCGAGGCCTCCAATCCAGCCAGAGGAAAAACGATACTACTACAGAAAGGGAGAACCCACAAGGGTAATGTCTTGCAGCAGATGCAAGGGAGAAGGGCACAACAAGGCTACATGCAAACAACCCGCCCAACCATCAGAACACGCTACAACCCCAGCTCCAGCACTAGCCCTTGATGCCCCAGCACTTGCCCTTGATGTCCCAGCACTAGCCCTTGATGACCCAGCACTTGCCCTTGATGACCCAGCACTAGCCCTTGATGACCAAGCACTTGCCCTAGATGACCCAGCACTTGCCCTTGATGCCCCAGCACTTGCCCTTGATGCCCCAGCCCCAGCCCCTGATGCCCCAGCCCCTGATGCCCCAGCCCCAACTCCAGGTGGCAGAGATCCAACATTGATAGCCGAACCCTTGGAACAAGAAGAGCCAACGTTGATAGATCCCTGTCCTGGTAGTCCGAGCTCAGCTAAAGTTCCTTAA
- the LOC118052055 gene encoding monogalactosyldiacylglycerol synthase 2, chloroplastic isoform X2, protein MTTVASPRKSSFTEVLQRVYGNLGSFSSSSNSSNGFYSNNLQKHKCYVHESEDDFEEEDGTLELVQIGAERIKNVLILMSDTGGGHRASAEAIREAFKLEYGDEYNIIVKDVWKEYTGWPLNDMERQYKFMVKHVQLWKVAFHSTSPRWIHSCYLAAIAAYYAKEVEAGLMEYKPDIIISVHPLMQHIPLWVLKWQGLQKKVIFATVITDLNSCHPTWFHPGVNRCYCPSKEVAKRAALDGLEDSQIRVFGLPIRPSFALAVLSKDELREELELDPDLPAVLLMGGGEGMGPVKKTALALGESLFDKELGKPLGQLIIICGRNKALKSTLESHKWTIPVKVRGFETQMEKWMGACDCIITKAGPGTIAEALIRGLPIILNDYIPGQEKGNVPYVVDNGAGVFTRSPKETARIVKEWFSTKADERERMSENALKLAQPEAVFDIVKDIHELAQARGPLVNIPYMLTSSFGSLI, encoded by the exons ATGACGACCGTGGCTTCTCCAAGGAAATCATCATTTACGGAGGTTTTACAAAGAGTTTATGGGAATCTTGGGTCCTTCAGTAGTAGTAGCAATAGCAGCAACGGCTTTTATAGTAATAATCTACAAAAGCACAAGTGTTATGTTCATGAGAGCGAAGATGATTTTGAAGAGGAAGATGGGACCCTGGAGCTTGTTCAGATTGGTGCTGAAAGAATCAAGAATGTTTTGATCCTTATGAGCGATACAGGTGGTGGTCATCGTGCTTCTGCTGAAGCCATTCGTGAAGCTTTCAAGCTTGAATATGGTGATGAATACAAC ATAATCGTGAAGGATGTTTGGAAAGAGTACACAGGCTGGCCATTGAATGATATGGAGAGGCAATACAAATTCATGGTGAAACATGTACAGCTATGGAAGGTGGCATTTCACAGTACTTCTCCAAGATGGATACACTCCTGCTATCTTGCCGCAATCGCTGCCTACTATGCCAA GGAGGTTGAGGCTGGTCTAATGGAGTACAAGCCAGATATAATTATCAGTGTTCATCCCTTGATGCAGCATATTCCCCTGTGGGTTCTGAAATGGCAGGGCTTGCAAAAGAAAGTGATTTTTGCTACAGTCATCACCGACCTCAATAGCTGCCATCCTACATG GTTTCATCCAGGGGTGAATAGATGCTACTGCCCATCAAAGGAGGTAGCTAAGAGGGCTGCACTAGATGGGCTGGAAGATTCTCAAATCCGTGTTTTTGGCTTGCCCATCCGACCGTCTTTTGCTCTTGCAGTTCTTTCGAAG GATGAGTTAAGAGAAGAGCTTGAACTGGACCCGGATTTGCCTGCAGTTTTACTGATGGGAGGTGGTGAAGGTATGGGGCCTGTTAAGAAAACAGCATTAGCTCTTGGAGAATCACTGTTTGATAAAGAACTTGGAAAACCACTTGGGCAATTAATCATCATTTGTGGCCGTAACAAGGCTCTTAAATCAACATTGGAGTCTCATAAATGGACAATCCCAGTTAAG GTTAGAGGATTTGAGACACAGATGGAGAAATGGATGGGAGCTTGTGACTGCATAATTACGAAA GCTGGACCTGGCACAATCGCAGAAGCATTGATTAGAGGGCTTCCTATTATTCTCAATGACTACATTCCTGGACAA GAAAAGGGCAATGTGCCTTACGTTGTAGACAATGGGGCTGGTGTGTTCACCAGAAGTCCTAAAGAAACAGCAAGAATCGTTAAAGAATGGTTTAGCACGAAAGCAGATGAACGGGAAAGGATGTCAGAAAATGCACTCAAACTAGCCCAACCGGAGGCCGTATTTGACATCGTGAAGGACATTCACGAGCTTGCACAAGCACGCGGTCCTCTTGTGAATATCCCCTACATGTTGACATCATCATTCGGAAGCTTAATCTGA
- the LOC118052054 gene encoding uncharacterized protein isoform X1, with translation MGKRKRSSGDHNKNKYNSSSDDMPCSSGTELLSRQKSYLLDSSELRPLSPRVDASDGSLKLLNGHHSHAHQNCNLGRSIVLKRSRHHYGHQYSRRNSGSHADASTSRGKTALSCDERLTFKLSSHLGSGHGCHTENKELEFSRPDRVRFNSLVMDAVSSDALKIVCGICQKLVRRKPYFIGNALTAGEFSVVAILVCGHVYHSECLEQKTSLEDMRDPPCPLCLGLLSEEDASREQE, from the exons atggggaagagaaagagaagtagCGGTGATCATAACAAGAACAAGTATAATTCTTCTTCGG ATGACATGCCATGCTCTTCTGGAACAGAATTATTGTCCAGACAG AAATCTTATTTGCTAGACTCTAGTGAGCTAAGGCCTCTCTCACCCAGGGTGGATGCTTCGGATGGTTCTTTAAAGCTATTAAATGGCCACCATTCTCATGCACATCAGAATTGCAACCTTGGCCGTTCAATAGTCTTGAAACGATCACGTCACCACTATGGTCATCAGTACTCTAGGAGAAACTCAGGGAGTCATGCCGATGCATCAACTTCTCGTGGGAAGACTGCCCTGTCATGTGATGAGAGGCTTACATTCAAGTTGAGCAGTCATCTAGGCTCTGGGCATGGTTGCCATACAG AAAACAAGGAATTAGAATTTAGCAGGCCAGACAGGGTTAGATTCAATTCCTTGGTAATGGATGCAGTTTCATCTGATGCACTGAAGATAGTATGTGGAATCTGTCAGAAACTAGTGAGAAGGAAACCCTACTTTATAGGAAATGCATTAACTGCTGGCGAATTCTCTGTTGTGGCCATTCTAGTTTGCGGCCATGTTTATCATTCAGAATGTTTGGAGCAGAAAACAAGTCTTGAAGATATGCGTGACCCTCCCTGTCCATTGTGCTTGGGCTTGCTCTCTGAAGAAGATGCCTCCAGAGAACAAGAGTAA
- the LOC118052054 gene encoding uncharacterized protein isoform X2 — MPCSSGTELLSRQKSYLLDSSELRPLSPRVDASDGSLKLLNGHHSHAHQNCNLGRSIVLKRSRHHYGHQYSRRNSGSHADASTSRGKTALSCDERLTFKLSSHLGSGHGCHTENKELEFSRPDRVRFNSLVMDAVSSDALKIVCGICQKLVRRKPYFIGNALTAGEFSVVAILVCGHVYHSECLEQKTSLEDMRDPPCPLCLGLLSEEDASREQE; from the exons ATGCCATGCTCTTCTGGAACAGAATTATTGTCCAGACAG AAATCTTATTTGCTAGACTCTAGTGAGCTAAGGCCTCTCTCACCCAGGGTGGATGCTTCGGATGGTTCTTTAAAGCTATTAAATGGCCACCATTCTCATGCACATCAGAATTGCAACCTTGGCCGTTCAATAGTCTTGAAACGATCACGTCACCACTATGGTCATCAGTACTCTAGGAGAAACTCAGGGAGTCATGCCGATGCATCAACTTCTCGTGGGAAGACTGCCCTGTCATGTGATGAGAGGCTTACATTCAAGTTGAGCAGTCATCTAGGCTCTGGGCATGGTTGCCATACAG AAAACAAGGAATTAGAATTTAGCAGGCCAGACAGGGTTAGATTCAATTCCTTGGTAATGGATGCAGTTTCATCTGATGCACTGAAGATAGTATGTGGAATCTGTCAGAAACTAGTGAGAAGGAAACCCTACTTTATAGGAAATGCATTAACTGCTGGCGAATTCTCTGTTGTGGCCATTCTAGTTTGCGGCCATGTTTATCATTCAGAATGTTTGGAGCAGAAAACAAGTCTTGAAGATATGCGTGACCCTCCCTGTCCATTGTGCTTGGGCTTGCTCTCTGAAGAAGATGCCTCCAGAGAACAAGAGTAA